A single window of Candidatus Eisenbacteria bacterium DNA harbors:
- a CDS encoding glycosyltransferase codes for MHKTRSAGPVRILFLAVGMGIGGTERQIYELLRGIPRPLFDPRLGILEEGGALLDRVRSLDLPIVPFKRIGKWDLSAFRLIHRYLKTERIDIIHTFLSPATVFGLGAAALAGNTIRVGSLRSSGTTRTDLRYRLLSGVERWLMRRCDAVVCNSMAGARWGEELGLAPSILHVIYNGIDSSELQTNMEIQSLGIPNDAPVIGMVANFEADKGHAQLIDAAERLISRRPNLTCVFIGDGPARGPLLERVRRQGLSQNILFPGVAYPATPWISRFDVAVLLSQQREGSSNFLVEAMFLGIPVVCSRVGGNAEVVVHDETGIVVDGRDPIEIEQALESLLGDPKRQKRMGDLGRRRAEVMFASAKMVQQHVDLYLQLMRKKDGGK; via the coding sequence ATGCATAAAACGCGCTCTGCCGGTCCGGTCCGGATCCTCTTTCTGGCCGTGGGAATGGGGATTGGGGGAACAGAACGGCAGATCTATGAGCTTCTCCGGGGGATTCCCCGGCCGCTTTTTGATCCACGACTCGGTATCTTGGAGGAGGGCGGGGCTCTTCTGGACAGGGTCCGGTCCCTTGATCTTCCCATAGTACCCTTTAAGCGGATCGGCAAATGGGATCTTAGCGCCTTTCGTCTGATCCACCGGTATCTTAAAACCGAACGCATAGATATCATTCATACATTTTTGTCACCCGCCACGGTGTTTGGTCTCGGGGCCGCTGCGCTGGCGGGGAACACGATTCGCGTGGGGTCGCTGCGAAGCAGCGGAACGACCCGCACTGATCTGCGGTATCGCCTTCTCTCCGGGGTGGAACGATGGCTCATGCGCCGGTGCGACGCGGTCGTTTGCAATTCCATGGCCGGGGCGCGGTGGGGTGAAGAACTGGGATTGGCTCCATCAATACTGCATGTTATTTATAATGGGATCGATTCCTCAGAGCTTCAGACAAATATGGAGATTCAGTCGCTGGGCATTCCGAACGATGCCCCCGTTATTGGAATGGTTGCGAATTTCGAGGCCGACAAGGGACACGCCCAATTGATAGATGCGGCGGAACGGCTCATCTCCCGCCGGCCGAATCTAACTTGCGTTTTTATCGGCGACGGGCCCGCCCGGGGGCCGTTGCTGGAGCGCGTCCGGCGCCAGGGCCTTTCACAAAACATTTTATTCCCCGGCGTCGCCTATCCGGCGACCCCCTGGATATCGCGTTTTGACGTCGCGGTGCTGCTCTCGCAGCAGCGGGAGGGAAGCAGTAATTTCCTGGTGGAAGCGATGTTTCTGGGCATACCGGTTGTTTGCTCGCGGGTGGGCGGGAATGCCGAGGTGGTTGTCCATGATGAAACCGGGATTGTTGTGGACGGGAGAGATCCCATTGAGATCGAGCAGGCATTGGAATCGCTTTTGGGTGATCCCAAGCGGCAAAAGCGGATGGGGGATTTGGGCCGCAGGCGGGCGGAAGTGATGTTTGCATCCGCCAAAATGGTACAGCAACATGTCGATCTTTATCTTCAATTAATGCGGAAGAAAGACGGCGGGAAATGA
- a CDS encoding O-antigen ligase family protein — protein sequence MKELSTNGLADLAPAFSPAKTALIALPAAFVCGAIAAHAPAMAILLPIGLILFIYGVRYPIRFFAGYLFYCSVELFLTNKLLGNSAMMARLSSEALLLGVSAAVLLNIFIQRGRLHRTPADIPFFAFVFVCLFSAFMNGIGVTPVALGMRIYLRYAIPFYALIQLQPSRDELRPILYAILWAFGIQVGVGLLEALAPAILKPVFLARSESAMLGLTIAKGQTFTRTDLHTAIFGTLENYNNYGAFLALTIPVIFLICKFKVVRSGRILLPALLVFAVIALVLTGSRSSMIAFSMGSMIIFWKMKRRWAVAVLLIGVLMLGAMALSTINANRGLALQEHEIYSDSLMDRWFLVLQPGQLDSSPYRNFRLYLWQHIGKYILLRSPFFGLGIGTFGSLYSTQMFSGLYEDLNIHARHVQHFIGDSNWITIYAQTGLLGLLSYFGIFIRFGRRKKPGSDQRAHPMHKMFQLLMPVFLTTFLIVAIFGPYFEARTTSLLLWIVAAMNIAVFHGKLVDEMEPSS from the coding sequence GTGAAGGAACTTTCAACAAATGGCCTCGCGGACCTCGCCCCCGCGTTTTCGCCCGCAAAAACCGCTCTCATCGCTTTACCCGCGGCTTTCGTGTGCGGAGCTATCGCGGCACATGCGCCGGCTATGGCCATCCTCCTTCCCATCGGCCTGATCCTTTTTATTTATGGCGTCCGCTATCCGATCCGCTTTTTCGCCGGCTATCTTTTTTATTGCAGTGTTGAACTCTTTCTCACGAACAAGCTGCTCGGCAACAGCGCCATGATGGCCCGGCTGAGCAGCGAGGCTCTCTTGCTCGGGGTCTCCGCCGCCGTCTTACTGAATATCTTTATTCAACGCGGCCGTCTTCACCGCACTCCGGCCGACATCCCCTTCTTCGCCTTTGTTTTTGTTTGTTTATTCTCCGCCTTCATGAACGGGATCGGGGTGACGCCGGTAGCTCTCGGCATGCGAATCTATCTGCGTTACGCGATCCCGTTTTATGCCCTGATTCAACTTCAGCCGAGCCGGGATGAGCTTCGCCCCATTCTATATGCCATTCTCTGGGCTTTCGGCATACAGGTCGGCGTCGGCCTCTTAGAAGCGCTCGCCCCCGCCATACTCAAACCCGTCTTCCTCGCCCGCAGCGAATCAGCCATGCTGGGGTTGACCATTGCCAAAGGACAAACATTCACCCGCACGGATCTCCACACCGCCATCTTCGGCACGCTTGAGAATTATAATAATTACGGAGCTTTTCTCGCTCTTACGATTCCGGTCATTTTCTTGATTTGTAAATTCAAAGTTGTTCGCAGCGGCCGGATACTGTTGCCGGCGCTGCTGGTCTTCGCCGTCATCGCCCTTGTCCTAACGGGATCCCGCTCCTCAATGATCGCCTTTTCCATGGGATCAATGATCATCTTCTGGAAAATGAAACGCCGGTGGGCGGTCGCCGTTCTTCTGATCGGCGTCCTCATGCTCGGCGCCATGGCGCTTTCGACGATCAACGCCAACCGCGGTTTGGCGCTTCAGGAGCACGAGATTTACAGCGACAGTCTGATGGACCGCTGGTTCCTCGTTCTCCAACCCGGCCAGCTTGACTCATCGCCCTACCGGAATTTCAGACTCTATCTTTGGCAGCATATTGGGAAGTATATCCTTCTGCGATCCCCCTTCTTTGGCCTTGGTATCGGCACGTTCGGGTCTCTCTATTCGACTCAGATGTTTTCGGGTCTTTACGAAGATTTGAATATCCATGCCCGCCATGTTCAACATTTCATCGGCGATTCAAATTGGATCACGATATACGCCCAAACAGGTCTTCTGGGGCTTCTCTCGTACTTCGGCATCTTTATCCGTTTTGGACGCCGCAAGAAGCCCGGCAGTGATCAGCGCGCTCATCCCATGCACAAAATGTTTCAGTTATTGATGCCGGTTTTCCTAACAACCTTTCTCATCGTCGCCATTTTCGGCCCCTATTTTGAAGCCCGCACCACATCGCTGTTACTATGGATTGTCGCCGCAATGAATATCGCGGTCTTCCATGGCAAGCTGGTGGATGAAATGGAGCCTTCCTCTTGA
- a CDS encoding glycosyltransferase family 4 protein: MKIIIANNRYFVSGGPERYLFSVKQLLADRGHEVIPFSVNYSKTEPTPYQSYFVDPPAGPEQVYYGDIKPMTPRRIMTLLSRSFYSLSSRNAMIRLIRHTNADIVYILHCSNFLSPSIIDGAHHCGVPVVTRLSDFHLFAPCYLFLRDGEPCELCAYGDFYNALRYKCLQNSISVSLARVGAMLFHRLIGLQSRVSAYAAPSEYLRAKVVQLGLPGNKVHLLPSFVQMTPNEHETSEKAPDGLGDFVYFGRLSPEKGLDILLKAYALFLRKTPEPIENQPRLVLAGWETDESERLQRTIPPEIQDNVRFAGALEGDALRRLVGRARATILPSLCYENSPMALLESMSWGTPVIASRIGSLPEVIRHEETGLLVEPGSPTDLAQALARAAGDPGLIAKMSLQAQQEAFSRFGADLHYDRLLKIFGMAVETR; the protein is encoded by the coding sequence TTGAAAATAATTATCGCAAACAACCGCTATTTTGTATCAGGCGGGCCCGAGCGATATCTTTTCTCTGTTAAACAATTGCTGGCCGATAGAGGACACGAAGTCATTCCCTTTTCGGTCAACTACTCAAAAACCGAACCGACCCCCTACCAATCCTATTTTGTCGATCCGCCGGCCGGCCCTGAACAGGTTTATTATGGGGACATCAAACCGATGACGCCCCGCAGGATAATGACCCTGCTGTCCCGTTCGTTCTATTCGCTCAGCTCCCGTAATGCGATGATTCGCCTCATCCGGCACACAAATGCCGATATTGTCTATATTCTTCACTGTTCAAATTTTCTCTCCCCCTCTATTATAGACGGCGCCCACCATTGCGGCGTTCCTGTCGTCACGCGGCTGTCCGATTTCCATCTCTTTGCGCCTTGTTATCTCTTCTTGCGGGATGGAGAACCGTGCGAACTGTGCGCCTATGGCGACTTCTACAATGCTCTCCGTTACAAATGCCTTCAAAATTCGATTTCCGTCTCGTTGGCCAGAGTCGGCGCCATGCTGTTTCACCGGCTCATCGGACTGCAGTCGCGGGTCAGCGCCTATGCCGCCCCCTCTGAATATTTAAGAGCCAAGGTCGTTCAACTTGGTTTACCCGGAAACAAAGTTCATCTTTTACCGAGTTTTGTACAGATGACCCCCAACGAGCATGAAACATCAGAGAAAGCACCGGACGGCTTGGGTGATTTTGTTTACTTCGGCCGGCTGAGCCCCGAGAAGGGTCTGGATATTCTTCTCAAAGCCTATGCCTTGTTTCTTCGGAAGACGCCGGAGCCCATCGAGAATCAACCCCGCCTGGTCCTCGCCGGCTGGGAGACCGATGAGTCGGAAAGGCTCCAGCGGACAATCCCGCCGGAGATCCAGGACAATGTTCGCTTCGCCGGCGCTCTCGAGGGCGACGCGCTGCGGCGGCTCGTCGGAAGGGCCCGGGCGACCATCCTGCCGAGTCTTTGCTATGAGAACAGCCCGATGGCCCTGCTCGAGTCGATGTCCTGGGGAACGCCGGTGATTGCCTCCCGGATCGGATCGCTCCCCGAGGTCATCCGACACGAGGAAACCGGTCTTCTCGTTGAGCCAGGCTCTCCTACCGATCTGGCCCAGGCGCTGGCGCGGGCGGCCGGCGACCCCGGCCTGATCGCGAAGATGTCGCTCCAAGCACAGCAAGAGGCTTTCTCTCGTTTCGGAGCTGATCTACACTACGACAGGCTTCTTAAGATATTCGGGATGGCTGTGGAAACTCGCTGA
- the rfbD gene encoding dTDP-4-dehydrorhamnose reductase, which yields MARVLVTGARGMLGGDLCPIWRSFGYEVLETDIEDLDVRNQEKVRSVFETFQPDILLHLAAETDVDGCELRPDETYQTNTLGTRYLAMACRDSQARMVYISTASVFSGKKPTPYTEFDIPDPLSAYSGSKLAGEKIVQNLVVDHYICRAGWMFGGGAADKKFVAKIMELARSRPELKVVNDKFGTPTYTKDFAAALHTVIQRAVPGIYHLANEGTASRFEIAQAILKIGNITTCKLIPVSSAHFPLAAARPRMEAIENLMLKLLGLPSQPYWREALERYIHERLS from the coding sequence ATGGCGCGCGTACTAGTCACTGGGGCGAGGGGCATGTTGGGTGGAGATCTTTGTCCGATCTGGAGGAGTTTCGGGTATGAAGTCCTCGAAACCGATATCGAGGATCTGGATGTTCGGAATCAGGAGAAGGTGCGCTCCGTATTTGAGACCTTTCAGCCGGATATCCTTCTTCATCTCGCCGCCGAGACCGATGTCGATGGATGTGAATTGCGGCCCGACGAAACCTATCAAACGAATACGCTCGGCACCCGGTACCTCGCCATGGCTTGCCGCGATTCACAGGCGCGGATGGTTTATATCAGCACGGCGAGTGTCTTCTCGGGGAAAAAGCCGACGCCCTATACCGAGTTTGATATCCCCGATCCTTTGAGCGCCTACTCGGGTTCGAAGCTCGCCGGCGAGAAGATTGTGCAGAATCTCGTTGTTGATCACTATATCTGCCGGGCCGGGTGGATGTTCGGCGGTGGAGCCGCCGACAAGAAGTTCGTCGCGAAGATTATGGAGCTTGCCCGTTCGCGTCCGGAGCTCAAGGTCGTTAACGACAAGTTTGGAACGCCGACCTATACAAAAGATTTCGCCGCGGCTCTTCATACGGTGATTCAGCGCGCGGTGCCCGGTATCTATCACCTCGCCAATGAAGGCACCGCCTCCCGCTTTGAAATTGCACAGGCCATTCTCAAGATTGGCAACATCACAACGTGCAAGTTGATTCCCGTCTCGTCGGCCCACTTCCCGCTTGCCGCGGCGCGTCCGCGTATGGAAGCGATTGAGAATCTCATGTTAAAGCTTCTTGGACTGCCCAGCCAGCCCTATTGGCGTGAGGCTCTTGAGCGGTATATTCATGAGCGTCTCTCTTGA
- a CDS encoding glycosyltransferase family 4 protein gives MSVSLEQKEARKVSADRELPAGAAAVTHKIQEKPKRSLRIAMAGIRGLPPRYGGSETCVDELGRFLHSWDHAVTVYSRIYKGDHAARPDSYHNMKLVYFHSLKQKNLDTPFHSLLVSLHLLFKGTQDVVHFHGVGNSLFLPFFRLSPVATVVTVDGRDWDRGKWGFLARKILKLSAKMAVRFADGIITDTPEAQKLYREEFNRETTYIPYGAHTETIETQVALEKWGLKPGRYILFVGRFIPEKGIQYLVDAYNGLETDFPLVLVGGNEYDLAFVQKLKNFARPGIIFPGFVFGRPFEELLQHCALYVQPSDVEGTSPVLLNAMALGRCVIVSGIKENLDVVEKTALSFSPGSSGHLAEIMKQALNDEGLRKDLGRMAQDRVRVVYSWETVSKSHLEAYYAALEVKRGGARPDVAT, from the coding sequence ATGAGCGTCTCTCTTGAACAGAAGGAAGCAAGGAAGGTTTCCGCCGATCGAGAGCTGCCGGCCGGGGCCGCTGCCGTGACACACAAAATCCAAGAAAAACCCAAACGCAGCTTGCGGATCGCCATGGCGGGCATCCGGGGCCTACCACCCCGTTATGGCGGAAGCGAAACCTGCGTCGACGAATTGGGCCGATTTCTGCATTCCTGGGATCACGCGGTTACCGTCTACAGCCGGATATACAAAGGGGATCACGCTGCGCGGCCTGATTCCTACCACAACATGAAGCTTGTTTATTTTCATTCGTTGAAGCAAAAGAACCTTGATACCCCTTTCCATTCTTTGCTTGTCAGCCTGCATCTCCTTTTCAAGGGCACCCAGGATGTCGTTCATTTTCACGGTGTCGGGAATAGTCTCTTTCTGCCCTTTTTCCGCCTCTCCCCCGTAGCCACCGTCGTTACGGTCGACGGGCGCGACTGGGATCGCGGGAAATGGGGCTTCCTGGCCCGGAAAATCTTAAAACTCTCGGCAAAAATGGCCGTTCGTTTCGCCGACGGCATCATTACAGACACGCCGGAAGCTCAAAAGCTCTACCGTGAGGAGTTCAACCGCGAAACAACCTATATCCCTTACGGCGCCCACACTGAAACGATTGAAACCCAAGTGGCGCTGGAGAAGTGGGGCCTGAAACCCGGCCGGTATATTCTCTTTGTGGGCCGCTTTATTCCGGAGAAGGGTATTCAGTATCTTGTCGATGCTTATAACGGGCTCGAAACGGACTTCCCTCTCGTCCTCGTCGGTGGAAATGAATATGACCTCGCCTTTGTTCAAAAGTTAAAGAATTTTGCAAGACCCGGCATCATCTTTCCCGGATTTGTCTTCGGACGGCCATTTGAGGAATTATTGCAACACTGTGCCCTCTATGTACAACCCTCGGATGTCGAGGGGACTTCTCCGGTTCTGTTGAATGCCATGGCTCTGGGCCGCTGCGTTATTGTCAGCGGCATCAAAGAAAACCTTGACGTTGTTGAGAAAACCGCTCTCTCTTTCTCTCCCGGATCAAGCGGGCATCTTGCTGAAATCATGAAACAAGCCCTTAATGATGAAGGACTCCGGAAGGATCTCGGCCGCATGGCCCAAGATCGTGTTCGGGTGGTCTATAGCTGGGAAACGGTTTCTAAATCCCACCTCGAGGCCTACTATGCCGCCCTGGAGGTGAAAAGAGGCGGGGCGCGTCCCGATGTTGCCACATAG
- a CDS encoding glycosyltransferase: MTPIRTTPVHITMVTGGPFPALGGAEIQALRLAKALKESGYQIEIMCLNAAGAQKRNEFVDSIPVHRVGVFTFSTPGGKHRLGSLSSFPAVFTTMLRRKPRPHLIHLHLLTRATLAAALAGRFMGIPVIAKLGNSGRRFDFRQIRETYFEGALLAYLFKQSISAFIAPSSAVSADLLNEGIKVKDIVSIPNGVDLEYFSREAAAPSEAPPGFTFVYTGTLKKKKNLHILIEAFAKAQADAGGRLNLIIVGDGPERRTLETLAAEHHLTGRITFAGGHQDVRPWLSLADAFVLPSEAEGLPNALMEAMAFSLPAIATGVGGSLELIDPARSSFASPPGRFYEARHGILVTPGDIQGLAGALTKMAENAERNRVLGESARRHIEENYTLTNIAKKYEELYQSLI; this comes from the coding sequence ATGACACCTATCCGCACAACACCCGTTCATATAACAATGGTGACCGGGGGACCGTTCCCCGCGCTGGGTGGAGCTGAAATCCAGGCCCTTCGCCTGGCAAAAGCCCTGAAAGAGTCCGGGTATCAAATTGAAATAATGTGCCTCAATGCCGCCGGCGCACAAAAGAGAAATGAATTCGTGGATTCAATCCCGGTTCATCGTGTCGGCGTCTTCACCTTTTCGACGCCGGGAGGAAAACACCGATTAGGTTCTCTCTCCTCCTTTCCCGCTGTTTTCACAACAATGCTTCGCCGGAAACCGCGGCCACATCTTATACACCTGCATCTACTCACCCGGGCGACACTCGCCGCTGCGCTGGCCGGCCGTTTTATGGGAATCCCCGTGATCGCCAAGCTCGGCAACAGCGGCCGGCGATTTGACTTCCGGCAGATCCGCGAAACCTACTTCGAAGGAGCTCTCCTCGCTTACCTCTTCAAGCAATCCATCTCGGCCTTTATCGCTCCAAGCTCCGCTGTGTCTGCGGATCTATTGAATGAAGGTATTAAAGTGAAGGATATTGTCTCGATCCCCAATGGCGTGGATCTTGAGTATTTCTCAAGGGAAGCGGCCGCTCCTTCGGAAGCGCCGCCGGGCTTCACCTTTGTCTACACAGGAACCCTGAAAAAGAAAAAGAATTTGCACATTCTTATCGAGGCTTTCGCCAAGGCGCAGGCCGATGCCGGCGGGCGACTCAACCTCATCATTGTTGGAGACGGACCCGAGCGCCGGACTCTTGAAACCCTCGCCGCAGAACACCATCTCACCGGCCGAATCACTTTTGCCGGCGGCCATCAGGATGTCCGGCCATGGCTTTCCCTGGCGGATGCCTTTGTCTTGCCGTCGGAAGCGGAAGGCCTGCCGAATGCCCTCATGGAGGCGATGGCTTTCTCTCTTCCGGCCATCGCCACGGGTGTCGGAGGTTCGCTCGAATTGATAGATCCCGCCAGGAGTTCCTTCGCCTCTCCGCCGGGCCGATTCTATGAAGCCCGGCACGGCATTCTCGTCACACCGGGTGATATCCAAGGGCTGGCCGGCGCCTTGACAAAAATGGCGGAGAACGCGGAAAGGAATCGAGTTTTGGGGGAATCCGCCCGCAGGCATATCGAAGAAAATTATACTCTCACCAATATTGCGAAGAAGTATGAGGAATTGTATCAGTCGCTAATCTAA
- a CDS encoding oligosaccharide flippase family protein, whose product MKPRPNLLVSSGHIAGSRVAVALVSFAFMAYIARILTKEEMALFASLQILASWFPIFCGFGLPTLCIREVPGLLARDDEETARRLVSSQIFYRVIVGGIGCLILEFLAAPVSKLILDTGDYLAHIRLVIVTAYLMVVLDGLRLAHTALQRFKPSSWIFFTTQTVQRVLAVTLFLTMGLWGYFIGFLAGTILGIIMMAYSVRDFIFGAPQPLASLFPRSRMYWLHNILRSTYMQLDQTVIAVFFDPSALAEFFVAKKLVSYALVLIEAMNQPILPRIAELRDQGGDRLKRFYYKTSHVVTGFVAAVGLGLSALAPWLVVAYGGEKYTDAGPILAALGVAAAVFGMTQFQRGFVLQLAPPRFIVGQEIVISVSTILLYAAFAPLLGLVGIAWAQTGGFLLGFAYLIFVLNRKAGLKPSPAAYIWPALASLGMFLAVRGVAGGLAFLPALIVGLILGAAVFLTVIWLGWRGPLGGIRSWLRLD is encoded by the coding sequence ATGAAGCCCCGCCCAAACCTTCTCGTCTCATCGGGTCACATCGCCGGATCACGGGTGGCTGTTGCTTTGGTTTCCTTCGCCTTTATGGCCTATATTGCAAGAATCCTAACAAAAGAAGAGATGGCCCTCTTTGCGTCACTGCAGATCCTGGCGAGTTGGTTTCCCATCTTCTGCGGATTTGGATTGCCGACACTCTGTATCCGCGAGGTTCCCGGCCTTCTGGCCCGAGACGATGAGGAGACCGCCCGCCGCCTTGTCAGCAGTCAAATATTTTATCGAGTTATCGTTGGGGGCATAGGTTGCCTTATTCTGGAGTTTCTGGCTGCGCCGGTGTCAAAGCTCATTCTTGATACCGGTGACTATCTTGCGCATATCCGTCTTGTCATTGTTACGGCTTATCTCATGGTCGTGTTGGATGGATTGAGATTGGCGCACACGGCGCTTCAACGCTTCAAGCCCAGCAGCTGGATCTTTTTTACAACCCAAACGGTTCAAAGAGTCCTGGCTGTAACGCTCTTCCTCACAATGGGATTGTGGGGATATTTCATCGGTTTTTTGGCGGGAACGATTCTGGGCATAATCATGATGGCCTATTCGGTCAGGGATTTTATATTCGGGGCTCCGCAACCGCTGGCTTCTTTGTTTCCACGAAGCCGGATGTACTGGTTGCACAATATTCTCCGCTCCACCTATATGCAGCTTGATCAAACGGTTATCGCCGTCTTTTTCGATCCATCGGCTCTCGCCGAGTTCTTTGTGGCGAAGAAATTAGTGAGCTACGCCCTGGTTCTCATTGAGGCGATGAATCAGCCGATTCTTCCACGGATCGCCGAATTGCGGGATCAGGGGGGAGATCGATTGAAGCGCTTCTACTATAAAACCAGCCATGTCGTGACCGGCTTTGTCGCCGCGGTCGGTCTGGGGCTCAGCGCATTAGCGCCCTGGCTTGTGGTCGCTTATGGCGGGGAAAAATACACGGATGCGGGCCCGATTCTTGCGGCCCTCGGAGTGGCCGCCGCTGTGTTTGGGATGACACAATTTCAAAGAGGTTTTGTTCTTCAGCTGGCGCCTCCCCGGTTTATTGTCGGCCAAGAGATTGTTATTTCCGTTTCAACAATACTCCTCTATGCCGCCTTCGCACCCCTGCTCGGCCTGGTTGGAATCGCCTGGGCGCAAACCGGCGGATTCCTGCTTGGTTTTGCTTATTTGATATTTGTTCTAAACCGCAAGGCCGGATTGAAACCTTCACCGGCCGCTTATATCTGGCCCGCTCTTGCTTCCCTTGGGATGTTTCTTGCCGTGCGCGGGGTGGCCGGCGGCCTCGCATTCCTGCCGGCATTGATCGTTGGATTGATCCTGGGTGCGGCGGTTTTTCTGACGGTGATCTGGCTGGGTTGGCGCGGGCCTTTGGGCGGCATCAGAAGCTGGCTGCGTTTAGATTAG
- a CDS encoding TonB-dependent receptor — MIRSIPLAAFLALTLMAPTLQSPLAQCFWPEVVDTIRVEGRRPTVVERLESRSGFTTVIPLGSGVPASRDLSDLLDRTAGTHIHRYGGLGSFSLASIRGSAPGQVTLCLDGVPISASGNGFVNLALLPIGHLARAEIYRGSQTQSFGGPPAAGVINLVTPSDLQIPFQLAVAAGNYNTQSVLGQWGGDLGSFKTFLSGQYRRSDGDFEYLSGNGTMLNSDDDHLEKRRNNDFEESSLLWKITRGHRRKLLASYTGRLTIRENGVPGHKDLQTEHVRYRSDQTRHQANFHIRPDLPFSPWFDLSAHLERIRDRYSNVEGEIGLGKSKTDDRTREEGYRVSFSTPSLPCRQEPKFFFEARTERWTPNDLLKDTSGFTRTRRHRTAALEDRIVFGRWTLEAAYRWTRAADNYGGPVVWGRPPSAAPERVHRHEGPAYGLRFDLGWNCVAKANRGTIVRFPTFPELFGSNGLQDGNPKLKPESGLQWDAGLQYLPEYPFRLESAYFERIVEDQIYLLQNSQRTVKADNLDRAWVRGVESSAFWAGRLPGRVWFELLANHTWQEATDIGHSRTYHGKRIPNLPRNEEYISTALHRDGWGLRWEVMAKSLSYWHRYNKSEQKTPAYTIHDFTIERTLGSGQWKIRTVVSNVMDRRVEDIDGYPLPGRHFIVEFIMTPGNPAH; from the coding sequence GTGATCCGATCGATCCCGCTTGCCGCCTTCTTGGCCCTAACGCTGATGGCGCCCACCCTTCAATCTCCTTTGGCCCAATGCTTTTGGCCGGAGGTCGTCGATACCATTCGGGTCGAGGGCCGGCGCCCGACAGTGGTCGAGCGCCTGGAGAGCCGCTCTGGTTTTACAACGGTCATTCCCCTTGGAAGCGGGGTGCCCGCGAGCCGGGATCTCTCCGATTTACTGGATCGCACCGCCGGGACTCACATCCACCGCTACGGCGGACTCGGCTCTTTCTCGCTCGCCAGCATCCGTGGAAGCGCGCCGGGGCAAGTCACCCTTTGCCTCGACGGCGTTCCCATCTCAGCGTCGGGCAACGGGTTCGTCAACCTCGCGCTGTTGCCCATCGGCCACCTCGCCCGGGCCGAGATTTACCGCGGTTCGCAAACACAATCGTTCGGCGGGCCTCCCGCGGCGGGGGTCATCAACCTTGTCACACCCAGTGATTTGCAGATCCCCTTTCAGCTCGCTGTGGCGGCGGGAAATTACAATACGCAATCGGTGCTGGGGCAGTGGGGCGGCGATCTCGGATCGTTTAAGACTTTCCTCTCCGGGCAATACCGGCGGAGCGACGGTGATTTCGAATACCTCTCCGGCAACGGTACAATGTTAAACTCCGATGATGACCATCTCGAAAAGCGGAGGAATAACGATTTCGAAGAATCATCCCTGCTATGGAAGATAACCCGGGGGCACCGCCGAAAGCTCCTCGCCAGTTATACGGGCCGTCTCACCATACGGGAAAACGGCGTTCCGGGTCATAAGGACCTCCAGACGGAACACGTTCGATATCGCAGCGATCAAACCCGCCATCAGGCCAATTTCCATATCCGCCCCGATCTTCCCTTCTCCCCGTGGTTCGATCTTTCCGCACATCTCGAGCGTATTCGCGACCGGTACAGCAATGTCGAGGGAGAGATCGGTCTCGGGAAATCCAAGACCGATGACCGGACGCGGGAGGAGGGATACCGGGTAAGCTTCAGCACACCGTCGCTTCCCTGCCGCCAGGAACCGAAGTTCTTTTTTGAGGCTCGCACCGAACGCTGGACCCCAAATGATTTGTTAAAGGATACATCAGGCTTTACGCGCACGCGCCGGCATCGCACGGCGGCCCTGGAAGACCGCATCGTTTTCGGGCGTTGGACTCTCGAGGCGGCCTATCGCTGGACGCGCGCCGCTGACAACTACGGCGGTCCGGTTGTCTGGGGACGCCCACCGAGCGCTGCGCCGGAGCGGGTTCACCGGCACGAAGGCCCCGCCTACGGCCTGCGGTTCGATCTTGGCTGGAACTGCGTCGCGAAGGCCAACCGCGGCACGATTGTCCGATTCCCCACCTTCCCAGAGCTCTTCGGCTCCAATGGCCTGCAAGACGGCAATCCAAAACTCAAGCCGGAGAGCGGTCTTCAATGGGACGCCGGACTTCAATATCTCCCGGAGTATCCGTTCCGGCTGGAAAGCGCCTATTTTGAAAGAATCGTTGAAGACCAGATTTATCTTCTACAAAACAGCCAGCGAACGGTGAAAGCCGACAATCTTGACCGGGCATGGGTTCGTGGCGTTGAATCCTCGGCCTTCTGGGCCGGCAGGCTTCCGGGCCGGGTTTGGTTCGAGTTGCTGGCGAACCACACCTGGCAGGAGGCGACCGATATCGGCCATAGCCGGACCTATCACGGCAAACGCATTCCGAATCTGCCGCGGAATGAGGAATATATTTCAACCGCCCTCCACCGTGATGGATGGGGGCTTCGATGGGAAGTTATGGCCAAGTCATTGAGCTATTGGCATCGGTACAACAAATCGGAGCAAAAAACACCAGCATATACAATTCACGATTTCACTATCGAACGGACTTTAGGATCCGGGCAATGGAAAATTCGAACCGTCGTCAGCAATGTGATGGATAGGCGGGTGGAAGATATCGATGGGTACCCCCTGCCCGGCCGCCATTTCATCGTGGAATTCATTATGACGCCTGGAAACCCAGCACACTAA